One part of the Ailuropoda melanoleuca isolate Jingjing chromosome 6, ASM200744v2, whole genome shotgun sequence genome encodes these proteins:
- the MFSD13A gene encoding transmembrane protein 180 isoform X2, producing the protein MGLGRLQAWMLGLPTAVVYGSLALFISILHNVFLLYYVDTFVSVYKINKAAFWVGETVFLLWNSLNDPLFGWLSDRQFLSSQPWSGARLSSRAVVLARVRALGWHGPLLALSFLAFWVPWAPAGLQFLLCLCLYDGFLTLVDLHHHALLADLALSAHDRTHLNFYCSLFSAAGSLSVFASYAFWNKEDFSSFRAFCVALATGSGLGFVGATRLLRRQVEAAGRGPECPALAEDGGLCGEELLMGCQDAGGITLGQYLRQLARHRNFLWFVGMDLVQVFHCHFNSNFFPLFLEHLLSDHISLSMGSFLLGVSYVAPHLNNLYFLPLCRRWGVYAVVRGLFLLKLGLSLLMLLAGPDRPGLLCLFIASNRVFTEGTCKLLTLVVSDLVDEDLVLNHRKQAASALLFGMVALVTKPGQTFAPLLGTWLLCFYTAAPTDACGECPALARAPGPGPSPGPDTPPGLLLPAGAGAHHLCFAAAVHLVPVHAAWETPAHGQSPAPELITGPNPGC; encoded by the exons ATGGGGCTGGGCAGGCTCCAGGCCTGGATGCTGGGCCTTCCTACGGCTGTGGTCTATGGCTCCCTGGCCCTCTTCATCTCTATCCTGCACAATGTGTTCCTGCTTTACTATGTGGACACCTTTGTCTCAGTGTACAAGATCAACAAAGCTGCCTTCTGGGTTGGAGAG ACGGTGTTTCTCCTCTGGAACAGCCTCAACGACCCCCTCTTCGGCTGGCTGAGTGACCGTCAGTTCCTCAGCTCCCAGCCCTG GTCGGGCGCCAGGCTCTCCTCGAGGGCCGTGGTGCTGGCACGGGTGCGGGCCCTGGGCTGGCATGGGCCACTGCTGGCGCTGTCATTCCTGGCATTCTGGGTGCCCTGGGCCCCAGCTGGCCTGCAGttcttgctgtgtctctgccTCTATGATGGCTTCCTGACGCTCGTGGACCTGCACCATCATGCCTTGCTGGCTGATCTGGCCCTGTCTGCCCACGACCGTACCCACCTCAACTTCTACTGCTCCCTCTTCAGTGCGGctggctccctctctgtctttgccTCCTATGCCTTCTGGAACAAGGAAGACTTCTCTTCCTTCCGCGCCTTCTGCGTGGCACTGGCCactggctctgggctgggcttTGTGGGGGCCACACGGCTGCTTAGGCGGCAGGTTGAGGCAGCTGGCAGGGGGCCAGAGTGCCCAGCCCTGGCTGAGGATGGCGG CCTGTGCGGAGAGGAGCTGCTTATGGGCTGCCAGGACGCGGGCGGCATCACTTTGGGCCAGTACCTCCGGCAGCTGGCACGCCACCGGAACTTCCTGTGGTTCGTGGGCATGGACCTGGTGCAG GTCTTTCACTGCCATTTCAACAGCAacttcttccccctcttcctggaGCATCTGTTGTCGGACCACATCTCCCTCTCCATGGGCTCCTTCCTGTTGG GCGTCTCCTATGTGGCCCCCCACCTCAACAACCTCTACTTCCTGCCCTTGTGCCGGCGCTGGGGCGTCTACGCCGTGGTGCGGGGGCTCTTCCTGCTCAAGCTGGGCCTGAGCCTGCTCATGCTGTTGGCCGGCCCCGACCGCCCCGGCCTCCTCTGCCTCTTCATCGCCAG CAACCGCGTCTTCACGGAGGGCACCTGTAAGCTGTTGACTTTGGTGGTCAGTGACCTAGTGGACGAAGACCTGGTGCTGAACCACCGCAAGCAGGCGGCCTCAGCTCTTCTCTTCGGCATGGTGGCCCTGGTGACCAAGCCGGGCCAGACCTTCGCCCCCCTGCTGGGCACCTGGCTGCTGTGCTTCTACACAG CAGCCCCCACTGACGCCTGTGGGGAGTGCCCAGCCCTGGCCAGagcccccggccccggccccagcccaggccccgaCACTCCGCCAGGGCTGCTTCTACCTGCTGGTGCTGGTGCCCATCACCTGTGCTTTGCTGCAGCTGTTCACTTGGTCCCAGTTCACGCTGCATGGGAGACGCCTGCACATGGTCAAAGCCCAGCGCCAGAACTTATCACGGGCCCAAACCCTGGATGTTAA
- the MFSD13A gene encoding transmembrane protein 180 isoform X1 has product MGLGRLQAWMLGLPTAVVYGSLALFISILHNVFLLYYVDTFVSVYKINKAAFWVGETVFLLWNSLNDPLFGWLSDRQFLSSQPWSGARLSSRAVVLARVRALGWHGPLLALSFLAFWVPWAPAGLQFLLCLCLYDGFLTLVDLHHHALLADLALSAHDRTHLNFYCSLFSAAGSLSVFASYAFWNKEDFSSFRAFCVALATGSGLGFVGATRLLRRQVEAAGRGPECPALAEDGGLCGEELLMGCQDAGGITLGQYLRQLARHRNFLWFVGMDLVQVFHCHFNSNFFPLFLEHLLSDHISLSMGSFLLGVSYVAPHLNNLYFLPLCRRWGVYAVVRGLFLLKLGLSLLMLLAGPDRPGLLCLFIASNRVFTEGTCKLLTLVVSDLVDEDLVLNHRKQAASALLFGMVALVTKPGQTFAPLLGTWLLCFYTGHDLFQQPPLTPVGSAQPWPEPPAPAPAQAPTLRQGCFYLLVLVPITCALLQLFTWSQFTLHGRRLHMVKAQRQNLSRAQTLDVKMV; this is encoded by the exons ATGGGGCTGGGCAGGCTCCAGGCCTGGATGCTGGGCCTTCCTACGGCTGTGGTCTATGGCTCCCTGGCCCTCTTCATCTCTATCCTGCACAATGTGTTCCTGCTTTACTATGTGGACACCTTTGTCTCAGTGTACAAGATCAACAAAGCTGCCTTCTGGGTTGGAGAG ACGGTGTTTCTCCTCTGGAACAGCCTCAACGACCCCCTCTTCGGCTGGCTGAGTGACCGTCAGTTCCTCAGCTCCCAGCCCTG GTCGGGCGCCAGGCTCTCCTCGAGGGCCGTGGTGCTGGCACGGGTGCGGGCCCTGGGCTGGCATGGGCCACTGCTGGCGCTGTCATTCCTGGCATTCTGGGTGCCCTGGGCCCCAGCTGGCCTGCAGttcttgctgtgtctctgccTCTATGATGGCTTCCTGACGCTCGTGGACCTGCACCATCATGCCTTGCTGGCTGATCTGGCCCTGTCTGCCCACGACCGTACCCACCTCAACTTCTACTGCTCCCTCTTCAGTGCGGctggctccctctctgtctttgccTCCTATGCCTTCTGGAACAAGGAAGACTTCTCTTCCTTCCGCGCCTTCTGCGTGGCACTGGCCactggctctgggctgggcttTGTGGGGGCCACACGGCTGCTTAGGCGGCAGGTTGAGGCAGCTGGCAGGGGGCCAGAGTGCCCAGCCCTGGCTGAGGATGGCGG CCTGTGCGGAGAGGAGCTGCTTATGGGCTGCCAGGACGCGGGCGGCATCACTTTGGGCCAGTACCTCCGGCAGCTGGCACGCCACCGGAACTTCCTGTGGTTCGTGGGCATGGACCTGGTGCAG GTCTTTCACTGCCATTTCAACAGCAacttcttccccctcttcctggaGCATCTGTTGTCGGACCACATCTCCCTCTCCATGGGCTCCTTCCTGTTGG GCGTCTCCTATGTGGCCCCCCACCTCAACAACCTCTACTTCCTGCCCTTGTGCCGGCGCTGGGGCGTCTACGCCGTGGTGCGGGGGCTCTTCCTGCTCAAGCTGGGCCTGAGCCTGCTCATGCTGTTGGCCGGCCCCGACCGCCCCGGCCTCCTCTGCCTCTTCATCGCCAG CAACCGCGTCTTCACGGAGGGCACCTGTAAGCTGTTGACTTTGGTGGTCAGTGACCTAGTGGACGAAGACCTGGTGCTGAACCACCGCAAGCAGGCGGCCTCAGCTCTTCTCTTCGGCATGGTGGCCCTGGTGACCAAGCCGGGCCAGACCTTCGCCCCCCTGCTGGGCACCTGGCTGCTGTGCTTCTACACAG gtcatgatctcttccAGCAGCCCCCACTGACGCCTGTGGGGAGTGCCCAGCCCTGGCCAGagcccccggccccggccccagcccaggccccgaCACTCCGCCAGGGCTGCTTCTACCTGCTGGTGCTGGTGCCCATCACCTGTGCTTTGCTGCAGCTGTTCACTTGGTCCCAGTTCACGCTGCATGGGAGACGCCTGCACATGGTCAAAGCCCAGCGCCAGAACTTATCACGGGCCCAAACCCTGGATGTTAAGATGGTGTGA
- the MFSD13A gene encoding transmembrane protein 180 isoform X4, whose product MGLGRLQAWMLGLPTAVVYGSLALFISILHNVFLLYYVDTFVSVYKINKAAFWVGETVFLLWNSLNDPLFGWLSDRQFLSSQPWSGARLSSRAVVLARVRALGWHGPLLALSFLAFWVPWAPAGLQFLLCLCLYDGFLTLVDLHHHALLADLALSAHDRTHLNFYCSLFSAAGSLSVFASYAFWNKEDFSSFRAFCVALATGSGLGFVGATRLLRRQVEAAGRGPECPALAEDGGLCGEELLMGCQDAGGITLGQYLRQLARHRNFLWFVGMDLVQVFHCHFNSNFFPLFLEHLLSDHISLSMGSFLLAQTLACRECSIRASSDADREMWIAVEAMAVPRQGCALLCRRLLCGPPPQQPLLPALVPALGRLRRGAGALPAQAGPEPAHAVGRPRPPRPPLPLHRQQPRLHGGHL is encoded by the exons ATGGGGCTGGGCAGGCTCCAGGCCTGGATGCTGGGCCTTCCTACGGCTGTGGTCTATGGCTCCCTGGCCCTCTTCATCTCTATCCTGCACAATGTGTTCCTGCTTTACTATGTGGACACCTTTGTCTCAGTGTACAAGATCAACAAAGCTGCCTTCTGGGTTGGAGAG ACGGTGTTTCTCCTCTGGAACAGCCTCAACGACCCCCTCTTCGGCTGGCTGAGTGACCGTCAGTTCCTCAGCTCCCAGCCCTG GTCGGGCGCCAGGCTCTCCTCGAGGGCCGTGGTGCTGGCACGGGTGCGGGCCCTGGGCTGGCATGGGCCACTGCTGGCGCTGTCATTCCTGGCATTCTGGGTGCCCTGGGCCCCAGCTGGCCTGCAGttcttgctgtgtctctgccTCTATGATGGCTTCCTGACGCTCGTGGACCTGCACCATCATGCCTTGCTGGCTGATCTGGCCCTGTCTGCCCACGACCGTACCCACCTCAACTTCTACTGCTCCCTCTTCAGTGCGGctggctccctctctgtctttgccTCCTATGCCTTCTGGAACAAGGAAGACTTCTCTTCCTTCCGCGCCTTCTGCGTGGCACTGGCCactggctctgggctgggcttTGTGGGGGCCACACGGCTGCTTAGGCGGCAGGTTGAGGCAGCTGGCAGGGGGCCAGAGTGCCCAGCCCTGGCTGAGGATGGCGG CCTGTGCGGAGAGGAGCTGCTTATGGGCTGCCAGGACGCGGGCGGCATCACTTTGGGCCAGTACCTCCGGCAGCTGGCACGCCACCGGAACTTCCTGTGGTTCGTGGGCATGGACCTGGTGCAG GTCTTTCACTGCCATTTCAACAGCAacttcttccccctcttcctggaGCATCTGTTGTCGGACCACATCTCCCTCTCCATGGGCTCCTTCCTGTTGG CCCAGACCCTGGCATGTCGTGAGTGTTCAATCCGTGCCAGCTCTGATGCCGACCGTGAGATGTGGATAGCTGTGGAAGCCATGGCGGTGCCCCGACAAGGCTGTGCCCTTCTGTGCAGGCGTCTCCTATGTGGCCCCCCACCTCAACAACCTCTACTTCCTGCCCTTGTGCCGGCGCTGGGGCGTCTACGCCGTGGTGCGGGGGCTCTTCCTGCTCAAGCTGGGCCTGAGCCTGCTCATGCTGTTGGCCGGCCCCGACCGCCCCGGCCTCCTCTGCCTCTTCATCGCCAG CAACCGCGTCTTCACGGAGGGCACCTGTAA